Proteins from a single region of Symphalangus syndactylus isolate Jambi chromosome 12, NHGRI_mSymSyn1-v2.1_pri, whole genome shotgun sequence:
- the LOC134731326 gene encoding LOW QUALITY PROTEIN: 3'-5' exoribonuclease HELZ2-like (The sequence of the model RefSeq protein was modified relative to this genomic sequence to represent the inferred CDS: inserted 1 base in 1 codon; substituted 2 bases at 2 genomic stop codons): protein MEAQRQGAAFYAPGREPVPMLPASLCQDILSLLPGQDCLAISLFLTMEKASGQLKSLRFAPSVVRSDRQLSYKEAEEVIRQHPGAGRELPARLDSMDACVVAACYFSRLLHRHRLQSDCFYEQPDEDSTLGFRAAHIMVKECMIQFNRLVAEFPVGRERTRTVTPLRWQPAPRSQQLKTMCEKHGDRVPLSLHLGHHLHGSRGSPLDTRLHLLASLWKQVQFAARTQDYEQTVDLVTTDDMHLAPAGCDIRKALERSAFGRCARGHQQQGGHYSLQVDWYTWATSPIRRYLDVVLQRXILLALGDGGSAYSARDIDGLCQGFSLQHTLAQSYQQRPRSLHLAVQLKAQPLDKLGFVVDGEAGSRCFRLLFPSNRETLPDPCPIPYGSLQLAEHPHALAGRPGLQLLWPRRVYSVQGSSPPLPLPGTVLDLHTWAVETALWKQLLALVELQRWPEAAALIQEKGEASQRWELVQVQRSRCGHFLEVARELGSGDTLQVQLGASLQHGFLVPSPQLWIMALGFSLCLEHVERPGDCFSGHVYQAPRDRYCDVDEYACVWEPFCALESATGAVAENDSVTLQHLNVSWEASRTPQGQLQGALPLEAGFLEENCADINFSCCYLRIRLEGLPAPTASPRPRPSSLGPGLSVDPGTYTWVAHGQTEDWDQKRRADRQEALRRVHLFVHHIGMEKAPEEVLRPGTLFTVELLPKQLPDLRKEEAVRGLEEASPLVTNIAVGWPVPQPLCRVIPSRFLERQTYDTPGGRHKLNPSQNVAVREDLEKPFTVIQGPPGTGKTIVGLHIVFCFHKSNQEQVQPGGPPSVGRSGWGGPCILYCGPSNKLVDVLAGLLLRRMELKPLRVYSEQAEASEFPVPRLGSRKLLRKSPREGRPNQSLRNITLHHRIRQAPNPYSPEIKAFDTRLQRGELFSREDLVSFKKVLWEARKFELDRHEVILCTCSCAASASLKTLDMRQILVEEAGMATEPETLIPLVQFPQAEKVVLLGDHKQLRPVDKNEQLQNLGLHWSLFERYHEDAHMLDTQYRMHEGICAFPSVAFYKSRLKTWQGLRRPPSVLGHTGKESCPVIFGHVQGHKQSLLVSTDEGNENSKANLEEVTEVVRITKQLTLGRTIEPQNVAVLTPYNTQASEISKALPQEGIAGVAMSSITKSQGSEWCYVLVSTVHTCAKSDLDXRPTNSWLKKFLGFIVDPNQVNVAVTRAQEGLCLIGDHLLLCYCPLWCSLLDFXEAQQTLMPASQVHLCRRPTVPS, encoded by the exons ATGGAGGCCCAAAGGCAGGGTGCTGCGTTCTATGCCCCTGGCAGGGAGCCAGTGCCCATGCTGCCGGCCAGCCTCTGCCAGGacatcctcagcctcctgcctggcCAGGACTGCCTGGCCATCTCCCTGTTCCTCACCATGGAGAAGGCCAGTGGCCAGTTGAAGAGCCTGCGCTTTGCACCCTCCGTGGTCCGCTCTGACCGCCAGCTGTCCTACAAGGAGGCGGAGGAGGTGATCAGGCAGCACCCGGGTGCGGGCCGTGAGCTGCCGGCCCGCCTGGACTCCATGGACGCCTGTGTCGTGGCCGCGTGCTACTTCTCAAGGCTGCTGCACCGGCACCGCCTGCAGTCTGACTGCTTCTATGAGCAGCCGGATGAGGACAGCACCCTGGGCTTCCGAGCGGCCCACATCATGGTGAAGGAGTGCATGATTCAGTTTAACAGGCTCGTGGCTGAGTTCCCGGTGGGCCGTGAACGCACGCGGACGGTCACGCCTCTGAGGTGGCAGCCAGCACCCCGCAGCCAGCAGCTCAAGACCATGTGTGAGAAGCACGGGGACCGGGTGCCCCTGTCACTGCACCTCGGCCACCACCTGCACGGCAGCAGGGGCAGTCCCCTTGACACGCGGCTGCACCTCCTGGCCTCCCTCTGGAAGCAGGTCCAGTTTGCTGCCCGCACCCAGGACTACGAGCAGACGGTGGACTTAGTCACCACGGATGACATGCACCTGGCTCCTGCAGGCTGCGACATCCGCAAGGCCCTGGAGCGCTCGGCGTTCGGCCGCTGCGCCCGGGGCCACCAGCAGCAGGGCGGCCACTACTCGCTGCAGGTGGACTGGTACACATGGGCCACCTCGCCCATCCGCAGGTACCTGGACGTGGTGTTGCAGC CGATCCTGCTGGCGCTGGGCGATGGAGGCTCCGCCTACTCTGCCAGGGACATCGATGGGCTCTGCCAGGGCTTCAGCCTCCAGCACACGCTTGCCCAGAGCTATCAGCAGCGGCCGCGCAGCCTGCACCTGGCCGTGCAGCTCAAGGCCCAGCCTCTGGACAAGCTGGGCTTCGTTGTGGACGGGGAGGCAGGCTCCCGCTGCTTCCGGCTGCTCTTCCCCAGCAACCGGGAGACGCTGCCTGACCCCTGCCCCATCCCCTATGGCTCCCTGCAGCTGGCCGAGCACCCCCACGCCCTGGCAGGCCGGCCGGGCCTACAGCTCCTGTGGCCGCGCCGTGTCTACTCAGTGCAGGGATCCAGCCCGCCCTTGCcactgcctggcactgtgctggaCCTACACACCTGGGCCGTGGAGACGGCCCTGTGGAAGCAGCTGCTGGCGCTGGTGGAGCTGCAGCGCTGGCCGGAGGCGGCTGCTCTCATCCAGGAGAAGGGCGAGGCGTCCCAGCGGTGGGAGCTGGTGCAGGTGCAGCGGAGCCGCTGTGGCCATTTTCTGGAGGTGGCCCGGGAGCTGGGCAGCGGGGACACCCTGCAGGTGCAGCTCGGCGCCAGCCTGCAGCACGGCTTCCTGGTACCGAGCCCTCAGCTCTGGATCATGGCACTCGGCTTCAGCCTCTGCCTGGAGCACGTGGAGCGGCCCGGAGACTGCTTCTCGGGCCATGTGTACCAGGCCCCGCGGGACCGGTACTGCGACGTGGATGAGTACGCCTGCGTGTGGGAGCCATTCTGTGCCCTGGAGTCGGCCACCGGCGCGGTTGCCGAGAATGACTCTGTCACACTTCAGCACCTGAATGTTTCCTGGGAGGCGTCGCGGACGCCGCAGGGGCAACTGCAGGGCGCTCTCCCCCTGGAGGCCGGCTTCCTCGAGGAGAACTGTGCCGACATCAACTTCAGCTGCTGCTACCTCCGCATCCGGCTCGAGGGGCTGCCGGCTCCCACAGCCAGCCCACGCCCCAGGCCCAGCAGCCTCGGCCCTGGCCTGAGTGTTGACCCCGGCACGTATACCTGGGTGGCCCACGGGCAGACGGAGGACTGGGACCAGAAGCGCCGGGCAGACCGGCAGGAGGCTCTCAGACGGGTGCACCTCTTCGTCCACCACATCGGCATGGAGAAGGCACCGGAAGAGGTGCTGAGGCCGGGCACCCTGTTCACCGTTGAGCTGCTGCCCAAGCAGCTTCCTGATCTCCGCAAGGAGGAAGCCGTGCGTGGGCTAGAGGAGGCGTCCCCGCTGGTCACCAACATCGCAGTGGGCTGGCCTGTCCCGCAGCCCCTCTGCAGAGTGATCCCCAGCAGGTTCCTGGAGCGGCAGACCTACGACACCCCCGGAGGCCGCCACAAGCTGAACCCCAGCCAGAACGTGGCGGTCAGGGAGGATCTGGAGAAGCCTTTCACGGTCATCCAGGGTCCACCAGGTACAGGGAAGACGATCGTGGGCCTCCACATcgtattttgttttcataaatcaAACCAGGAGCAGGTGCAGCCCGGAGGCCCCCCCTCCGTGGGGAGAAGCGGCTGGGGGGGTCCCTGCATCTTGTACTGCGGCCCCTCCAACAAGTTGGTAGATGTCCTGGCAGGACTGCTCCTGAGAAGGATGGAGCTGAAGCCCCTCCGTGTGTACAGCGAGCAGGCTGAGGCCAGCGAGTTCCCAGTGCCACGCCTGGGCAGCAGGAAGCTGCTCAGGAAGAGCCCCCGGGAGGGGAGGCCGAACCAGAGCCTCAGGAACATCACCCTGCACCACCGGATCCGGCAGGCCCCCAACCCGTACTCGCCGGAAATCAAGGCCTTTGACACCCGGCTGCAGAGAGGGGAGCTCTTCTCCAGGGAGGACCTGGTCTCGTTCAAGAAGGTCTTGTGGGAGGCTCGGAAGTTCGAGCTGGACCGGCATGAAGTCATCCTCTGCACCTGCTCCTGCGCAGCCTCTGCCAGCCTCAAAACCCTGGACATGAGGCAGATCCTTGTTGAGGAGGCAGGCATGGCCACGGAACCTGAAACCCTCATCCCCCTGGTGCAGTTCCCACAGGCCGAGAAGGTAGTTCTTCTTGGAGACCACAAGCAGCTGCGGCCTGTGGACAAGAATGAGCAGCTGCAAAACCTGGGTCTGCACTGGTCTCTGTTTGAGCGGTACCACGAGGACGCACATATGCTGGACACTCAGTACCGCATGCACGAGGGCATCTGTGCCTTCCCCTCTGTGGCGTTCTACAAGAGCAGGCTGAAGACGTGGCAGGGCCTGAGGAGGCCACCCAGTGTCCTGGGCCACACTGGCAAGGAGAGCTGCCCTGTCATCTTTGGCCACGTGCAGGGCCACAAGCAGAGCCTGCTGGTGTCCACGGATGAAGGGAATGAGAACTCCAAGGCCAACCTGGAGGAGGTGACTGAGGTGGTCCGTATCACCAAGCAGCTGACCCTGGGGAGGACCATAGAGCCCCAGAACGTCGCCGTCCTCACGCCCTACAACACACAGGCCTCTGAGATCAGCAAGGCCCTTCCACAAGAGGGCATTGCCGGGGTGGCCATGTCCTCCATCACCAAGAGCCAGGGGAGCGAGTGGTGCTATGTGCTGGTGAGCACCGTCCACACCTGTGCCAAGAGCGACCTGGACTAGCGGCCCACCAACAGCTGGCTCAAGAAGTTTCTGGGCTTCATTGTGGACCCCAACCAAGTGAACGTGGCTGTCACGCGGGCCCAGGAGGGGCTCTGCCTCATCGGAGACCACCTCCTTCTGTGCTATTGCCCCCTCTGGTGTAGCCTCCTGGACTTCTGAGAGGCTCAGCAGACCCTCATGCCTGCCAGCCAGGTGCACCTCTGCAGGAGGCCAACTGTGCCTTCCTGA